The sequence below is a genomic window from Oscillospiraceae bacterium.
ACGGCGGCCGTATCGGCATCGCCTCCCAGGCGCTGGGCCTGGCCGAGGGCGCCATCGAGGAGACCATCAAGTACACCGGGGAGCGCGTCCAGTTCGGCCGCCGCATCTCCCAGTTCCAGAACACCCAGTTCCAGCTGGCTGACATGTACGCCAAGACCGAGGCGGCAAAGTACCTGGTGTATTCCGCGGCGATGAAGAAGCAGAACCACGAGTCCTACACCATGGACGCCGCTATGGCGAAGCTGGTGGCGGCCGAGACGGCCAGCGACGTGACCCGCCGCTGCGTGCAGCTCTTCGGCGGCTACGGCTACACCCGCGAGTACCCCGTGGAGCGCATGATGCGCGACGCGAAGATCTGCGAGATCTACGAGGGTACCAGCGAGGTTCAGCGGATGGTCATTTCCGCCAACATCGGTGTGAAATAAGGAACTGGAGGTAAAAACAACATGAAAGCTATTGTCTGTGTCAAGCAGGTCCCCGACACGTCTGGTGTCGTCGCCGTCAAGGAAGACGGCACCATGGACCGCGCTTCTATGCCCGCGATTTCCAACCCCGACGACATGAACGGCGTCGAGGCCGCCCTGCAGCTCAAGGAGCAGACCGGCTGCGAAGTCATCGTCGTCTCCATGGGCCCCCCTCCCGCCGAGGGGATGCTCCGCGAGATGCTGGCCATGGGCTGCGATAAGGCCGTGCTGGTGTCCGGCCGCGAGTTCGGCGGCTCCGACACCTACGCCACCTCCCAGATTCTCGCCGCCGCCGTCAAGAAGATCGGCGTGGACGACGAGACCATCGTGTTCTGCGGCCGCCAGGCCATCGACGGCGACACCGCCCAGGTCGGCCCCCAGATCGCCGAGAAGCTGAACCTGCCCCAGGTGTCCTACGTCTCCGACATCAAGGCCGAGGGCAAGACCCTCACCGTGCGCCGCGAGCTGGAGGACGGGTACATGACCATCAAGGTCAACACCCCCTGCCTGCTCACCTGCATCAAGGAGCTCAACACCCCCCGCTACATGAGCGTGGGCGGCATCATGGAGTGCTACGCCAAGCCCTACGAGGTCTATGACTTCGAGACGCTGAAGGACGATCCGCTCATCGACCTGGACACCATCGGCCTGAAGGGATC
It includes:
- the etfB1_1 gene encoding electron transfer flavoprotein subunit beta; translation: MKAIVCVKQVPDTSGVVAVKEDGTMDRASMPAISNPDDMNGVEAALQLKEQTGCEVIVVSMGPPPAEGMLREMLAMGCDKAVLVSGREFGGSDTYATSQILAAAVKKIGVDDETIVFCGRQAIDGDTAQVGPQIAEKLNLPQVSYVSDIKAEGKTLTVRRELEDGYMTIKVNTPCLLTCIKELNTPRYMSVGGIMECYAKPYEVYDFETLKDDPLIDLDTIGLKGSPTNVYKSFTPPIKGNVTMLEGSGKEAVNELVSILDEKHII